DNA sequence from the Pedobacter sp. W3I1 genome:
CTCAAATGTATTATTTCCCCATTCCACAATCAGAAATTAACAAGAGTGCAGTGCTGATTCAAAACCCCGGATGGTGAGCGCGTCTTAAGTCCGAAGTCATGAGTCCGGAGTCGATCAGGTCGTCATTGTGAGGTACGAAGATAACCGAACGACTGAGCTCATGAATACCTTCAAAAACAACTGCAAAAATGAATAATCTTAATACGATTGCTTCAGCTCCCGTTTATCTGGTCTTGCAATGCCAATTTCGAAGGACCAATTGATCAACCACCAACGAACTAATGACTAGTGAACCAATGAACAATAGTAAATCAGTTAACTGTCTCAAACAATGAACCCAATAACCAAAATCAGAACACTTGAGCCCATTATGTTTTATTCGGGAAAGCAAGATGAACTGCAAATTTTTTTAAGCGAAACCGAATATGGCGAACTGATTATTAAGTCGCTATCTAACGACCAGATTCAGGTTAAAGCAGTAATGCTCGACGAAACAGGTGAAAAACTCAACTGGAAACAGGATTACAAAGGACTTAGAATTTCGGTGCCTGAAGGATTACAGATAAGTGGTGGGAATATGGGGCGAGTGTTGAAGGTTACATTTTAGTCATAAACCCCGAGTTAGCAGTTCGGAGTCAATTGCGGCGGAATGTCACCCTGAGAGATATTTATTTTATAAAAATCAATATTAATGGAAGGAGAATTTAAGAGATTAAATCTCCTCAGATTATCGTCATTGCGAGAAGGCTTTTTCAGCCGACAGCCTGCCC
Encoded proteins:
- a CDS encoding alpha-L-fucosidase C-terminal domain-containing protein, which translates into the protein MNPITKIRTLEPIMFYSGKQDELQIFLSETEYGELIIKSLSNDQIQVKAVMLDETGEKLNWKQDYKGLRISVPEGLQISGGNMGRVLKVTF